The following nucleotide sequence is from Gordonia jinghuaiqii.
CGGGTCCATGGCATCGTCACCGCGCACCCCGTCTCCGAAGCTGCCGACCAGCGCAACCGCTTTCGGGCTGGGAGAGTTCGTCGACGCCTCGCCGTCGCCGTTCCATGTCTGTGCAACCGTGGCCCGTGAGCTCGAGACCGCCGGTTACACACGGCTTTTCGAGGACAGGGAATGGTCGTCGACCGAGCTGAGTGCACCGGCGGCGCGTCACTACGTCATCCGGGGCGGCTCCATCATCGCCTGGCAGGCCGGTGAGGCCGGGGCGTTCCGCATCGTCGGTGGGCACACCGACAGCCCCAACCTGCGGGTCAAACAGCATCCGGACCGGTCCTCGGCGGGGGTGGCGATGGTCGCGCTCGAACCCTACGGCGGCGCATGGCTGAACTCATGGCTCGACCGCGATCTGGGCCTGTCCGGTCGCCTCGCATATCGATCGGCAGAGGGCGTGGCGCACACGCTGGTTCACGTGACCGAGCCGGTGCTGCGGGTGCCGCAACTCGCGATTCATCTGTCGGAGGACCGCAAGGGCGTCACGCTCGACCCGCAACGCCACGTGGATGGGATCTGGGGTCTCGGCGACGCCGTCCCCGATGTCCTGCGCTGGGTGTCGGAGTATGCGGGCATCGATCCCGACGCTCTTCTCGGGTGGGAGCTGATGACCCACGACGCCGCGCCGTCGGCGATCGTCGGTGCCGGCGAGAACCTGCTCAGCGCACCGCGTCTGGACAATCAGGGCACCTGCTACGCCGGGCTGCGCGCACTGCTGGACGGGTCGTCGACGACACATACCCGGATGCTCGTGCTGTTCGACCACGAAGAGGTCGGCAGCGGGTCCGAGCGTGGGGCTGCATCGGACTTTCTGGCCTCGATCTGTGAGCGGATCGTGTTGGCACGCGGCGGTTCTCGCGCCGACTTCCTGCAGGCGATGGCGGCGAGTGTGTGCTTGTCGGGCGACATGGCCCACGCCACCCATCCGAACTATCCCGAACGGCACGAGCCCGGTCACCGCATCACGATCGGCGGCGGACCGGTGCTCAAGGTGAACCAGAACCTGCGCTATGCGTCAGATGCGTTGGGCGAGGCCATCTTCGCGCTCGCCTGTGACACCGCCGGGGTGCCCATGCAGCGGTACGTGCATCGGGCCGATCTGCCGTGCGGATCGACCATCGGGCCGATCACCGCGTCCCGTACCGGGTTGACGACGATCGACGTCGGTGCGCCCCAGCTCGCCATGCATTCGGCGCGCGAACTGATGGGCGTCGCCGATGTGCCCATGTATTCCGCTGCGCTGCAGGCGTTTCTGTCTCAGGACTGACCGGCGTTCAGGCGGGGACGATCAGTACACGCGAGCGAAGCCGAGGACCTTGTTCACGTAGTCCATCGAGTTGTTGTAGCGCAGGACCGCGGTGACCAGCGACGACGGGTCGCGCAGGTCGAGGTTCCCGTCGCACAGGTAGTTCGCGGTGGTCAACGCGGCGTCGAAGATGTTCTGCGGGTCGGACTTCCCGTCCTTGTTGCCATCGGCGGCGTACGCCTTCCAGGTCGACGGCAGGAACTGCATGGGGCCGACTGCGCGGTCGTAGGCGGCGTCACCGTCGAGCTGGCCGCCGTCGGTGTCGTTGATGACCTCGTTGCCCGCCAGGGTGCCGTCGAGGCGCGGGCCGAAGATCGCGCTGCGCAGTGCGCCGTCGGGCGCCACGTTGCCGTGGTCGGCGTGATGGGACTCCACCTTGCCGATCCCGGCGATGACCTTCCAGTCGATGTTGCATCGCGGGTGGGTGATCTTCACGGAGTTCGCAGCGGCCTCGTAGGCGTCGTAGTTCGTCGCAGGCACCGCACCGGTGGTCACACTCGCGGGGCGCACCGGGGGCGGCGGAGCGATCGGATGGGCCTCGACCACGGGTGTGACCGTGGGAGGCGTCGTCGTGGAGTCGACGCTCGACTGGGGAGCGGAGACCGGGGTGGGGGCTGCGGTGTGGCTGGACAGCTCCGCGCCGGCAGTGGCGGCGCCGGCGAGGACGCCGACCGGCAGCAGGGCCGTGGCCCACAACGCTGTCCGTCTCTTCTGCCGTGGCCCGAAGTTCCGTGGCCCGAGTTTCCCCCGTGGCCCGAATTTTCCCCGTGGCTTGGAGTGCTTACCCAAAACTGATCGACCTCGCGTGTACATCTGGTGGTTCGTGCTCTCTGAACCGGACCGACCGTACACCTCAATGTGAGCAAAGCGTTATGATCCTGTGATCAATAATGGTCTGGACGCCGACGCTGCTTTGTGTCTATGCAGGTAAGCGAAAAATCGGGACATCTCTGTGAGACGGGGCACATACGGTCCCGAAACAGGTCCCGGCGGGCCGTCGGAAGTCGTCAGTTCGGGCGCAGAAGAGACAGGGTGCTGCCCTCGCTGACCACGATGTAACCGTCGAGCACGCGGATCAGACCGGGGGTGGTCAGGCTCTGTTCCCAGGCCACGGTGTTCTCCGGGGTGAGCGCCGTCAGCACGCCCTGATTGGCGACGATCATCGTGGTGCCCGTGGACCCGACGCACGCGGGGTTCGCGAGGATCGGCTGCTCCGGTCCCGGCGGGGGCCCCATGCCGACGTGCCGGCCGTCGGCGAGCGCGTAGGTGGTGCGCGAGCCGTCACGGAGACCGAAGTTCACCAGCGACCCGCAGGAGACGGCGTTCGCCTTCGACAGTTCGGTGTCGCTGATCTGCCACAGGGCGCCCGACCGCGCCGGGTCCCGGACCTCGTACTGACCCTCCGCGGCGAAGATGCGGTTGGCGGCGTTGAGTACCGGCAGCGTCGACGGCCCGGCGAGCACCTGGAGGCCGTCGGCCTCGGCGACGGGGTCCGGGTCGACGCGCCCGTTGACGGTGGCGTAGGTCACCACCCGTTCGTTGCCGTACTCCTGATGGTGGACGGCCACGCCGGTCGGGTAGAGCCGGATGGTGCACTGGTCGCAGCCGATCCGGTCGTCGCCGGTGGTCGGGTTCACCAGGTGCTGGCTGGCGTCGGCGGTCTTGACGATCACGATGTCACCGGTGACGTCGATCTCGATGACCGGAGCCGCGAACGTACGGGCCCAGATGCTGTTGCCGCTCGGCGTGTTCAGCGAGACCTGATGTCCCACCTTGTTGACGCGCAGGAAGTTGGTGCCGAGTCCCTCCACCTTCTTGGTGTCGGAGTACTCGGAGGTCTGGGTGGGGACGCCGGCATCGTCGACGAGGTAGAAGCCGTCGTCGAGCAGGTTGCCCAGCTGGACCGCGCATCCCACCTGGCCTGCTTCGTTGACCGCGCAGTCGCCCTGACCCGCGTTGACGGGGCTGTCCCACAGCATCTTTCCGGTGCGGCGATCCACCATCGCAAACGAGCGGCCCAGGCCCGACGGATAGGAGATGAGCCAGCCCTCGTCGGAGGTGTCGGCAACCTCGATCGTGACCTCACCGCGGTAATCGGGCAGGTCCTCCTGGCCGACGATGGTCCACCCGATGGTGGGTGCACGGTGATAGTCGCGCAGCTCGCCGTAGGCGTAGTCGGCGTTGTCGACCCGCGAATCGCCGCTCGCGAGAACCACTCCGCCGGTGATCAGCAGCGCGGCGCAGAGGAACAACACGACGGTCCCGATGCCGAACGGCAGGCGCGCGGAAAGGGTCCGGGCGCGGGAGCGAGAGGACATGGCTAAGAGTCAACCATGGCCGCTGACGGACGGTTCGGGGCCCGGTGCCGTCGGGGCCGGACCGCGAATCGCCGGCGATATGACCATGGCGTTTCGAGGCCGGACACGGTGAACTGGTCCCATGGATCTGCTGCGGGACGTCTTGGTGACGTTGACGGTCGTGACCACCGGGCTCAGCGCCGGCGTACTGGCCGGGTTCGGCTATGCCGTGATCCCCGGACTCACCCGCGCCGGCGCCGAGATAGCGGTCCCTGCGATGCAGCGGATGAACAGGTCCATTCTCAACCCGCTGTTCGCCGTCATCTTCGGCGGCGGCGTGGTGTTCGGCGTGCTGAGTGCCTGGACGTCATGGGACACCGGCTTGCGATGGTGGGTGGTCGCGGCGACACTCCTGACACTCCTCGGTGTCGTCATCACGATGGCGGTCAACGTTCCGGCCAACAACCGCCTCGACGCCGCCGGTGACGTACGAGGAGAGGAAGCGGTCCGGATGTGGTCGGAGTTCACCGCCGTCTGGGTGCCCTGGAACATTGCGCGATCTCTGCTGACCACCGCCGCGGTCGCGGTCCTGGTCGCCGGTCTGCTCGTGGGATGACGTCCTGAACTGAATCGACGTGTGTCAATATTGACAGGTGTCGAATAAGAATGTGCTCCTCTCACCGGCCCGCGGCCTGAGTGGTGACGAGATCGGGGCTGTCACCCCGTTGTTGAAGGCGCTCGCGGACCCGGTCCGGTTGCGGTTGCTGTCGGAGGTTGCCGCGCACCCGGGAGGGGAAGCGTGTGTGTGTGACATCTCCGGACCGTTCAACCTGTCGCAACCGACGATCTCGCACCATCTCAAAGTGCTCCGGGAAGCAGGCCTGGTGACCAGCGAGCGCCGGGCGACCTGGGTGTACTACCGCGTGAACACCTCTGCGCTGCAACAACTGGCCGGCCTCATGGACAGCCTCGCGTCGGTGGTGGGGGAGTCCCGCTCGTGCGAGGCGGGCCAGTGAACACCGCCGACACCGCGGTCGCGGGCAAGTTGTCGATGCTGGACCGGTTCCTGCCGGTGTGGATCGGCGCGGCGATGGTCGCCGGACTGCTGCTCGGCCGGGCTGTCCCGGGTCTGGGAGACACCCTGGCGTCGGTAGAGCTCGACGGCATCTCGCTGCCGATCGCCCTCGGACTGCTGATCATGATGTACCCGGTGCTGGCCAAGGTGCGCTACGACCGACTCGACTCGGTCACCGGTGATCGTCGCTTGCTGCTCGGGTCGCTGGTGCTCAACTGGATCATCGGACCGGCATTGATGTTCGCGCTGGCCTGGCTTCTGCTTCCGGACCTGCCCGAGTACCGCACCGGACTGATCATCGTCGGTCTGGCCCGATGTATCGCCATGGTCATCATCTGGAACGACCTGGCGTGCGGCGACCGCGAAGCCGCTGCGGTGCTGGTCGCCCTGAACTCGGTGTTCCAGGTGGTGATGTTCGCCGTGCTGGGCTGGTTCTATCTCTCGGTGTTGCCCGGCTGGCTCGGCCTGGAGCAGACGACCATCGACGCCTCGCCGTGGCAGATCGCGAAGTCGGTGCTGATCTTCCTCGGAATCCCGCTGGCCGCGGGCTATCTCACCCGACGCATCGGCGAACGGACCAAGGGCCGCGAGTGGTACGAGTCGTCGTTTCTGCCGCGCCTGGGTCCGTGGGCGCTCTACGGCCTGCTGTTCACCATCGTCATCCTCTTCGCGTTGCAGGGTGAGCGAATCACCTCTGAGCCCTGGGACGTCGTGCGGATCGCTGTACCGCTGCTGATCTACTTCGCGGTGATGTGGGGCGGTGGGTTCGTTCTCGGCGCCGCGATGGGATTGGGGTACGAGCGCACCACCACACTCGCGTTCACCGCCGCCGGCAACAACTTCGAGCTCGCGATAGCCGTCGCGATCGCCACCTACGGTGCGACCTCCGGCCAAGCCCTCGCCGGGGTCATCGGACCACTCATCGAGGTCCCGGTCCTCGTCGCCCTCGTCTACGTGTCCCTCGCACTGCGGAAACGCTTCACCGCAAACACCAACTCAACCGGGGAGCGCGTTCGCCATGCCTGAACCCATCGATGTGCTCTTCGTGTGTGTGAGCAACCGCGGCAAATCCGTGATGGCCGAACATCTCACGCCGACGGTCACCGATCGGATCGCGGCGTCGTCCGCTGGAACCGGTGCGAAGATCGGCGGCCAGGTCAACGAACTGTCCGCCCGGGTACTCGCCGAGGTCGGTGCCGACGTCGCCGGACATCAACCGCGGCAACTCACCGACGATCTGATGCGCGCAGCGGATCTGGTCGTGGTGGTCGGCACTGCCGACGTCACCGCACCGGAGGGCATTGCCCTCGAGGTGTGGAACACCGACGAACCCTCCGAACGTGGCATTGACGGCATCGAACGGATGCGCCTGATCCGCGACGACATCACCGACCGGATCCGCGCCCTCACCGACCGCATTACGCGGTAGGCGAGAGCGCGAGCTGCGGCTCGTCAGCAGCAGGCTGTGCGCGCCTCGGCCGGGTCGGCGGAGCTGCCCCCACAGCACGCCGGACCTTTGTCGGCGTCATCGACGGCGTTCTGTTCCAACAGTTTCGGGCTGGTCCCGAAGGTGTCGGAGTCGGCGAGCACGGTGTAGACCTCCCACTTCTCGTTCGCCGGCCCGGTCACCCACACCTTGTCCTGGGTCGCGAAACAACAGGTGGAGTTGATCTCCTCCTGCGTGAACAGGCCCTCGCCGGACAGCCGGGCGATCTCGGCGTGCACCTTCTCGCTGGATTCGACCTCGACGCCGAGGTGGTTGATCGTGCCGCCTCGGCCGGGATTCTCCAGAAGCACGAGTTTCAGCGGAGGCTCGACGACCGCGAAGTTGGCGTACCCCGGCTTACGTTTGGCCGGGGCGGTGTTGAACAGCTTGGAGTAGAACTCGATCGCGGTATCGAGATCATCAACGTTGAGCGCGAGCTGCATACGGGACATGGCCATCACCTTCACCTCTGAGACATATATCTAACTACGGTCACCATGCAGAGTGCTCACCTTTTCGACATATGTCAATAAGGCGGGTACGGTCGGGTCATGCCGAAGACCTTGCCGATGGTCGATATGAGTTCCCCGATCTGTTGCGCGCCGGTGTCGGCGGCGCCGCTCGATGACGATGCCGCGCTGGAGATCGCCTTGCGGCTCAAGGCGCTTGCCGACCCTGTGCGGATCAAGCTCGTCTCGATCCTGCTCGCGGACCACGGCGGCGGCATCTGCACGTGCGACCTCGCGGCCGCGGTCGGACTCACCGAAGCCACGACGAGTCACCACCTGGGTCAGCTGCGCAAAGCGGGCATGGTCACACCCGACCGGCGGGGGATGAACGTCTACTACCGCGCGCGGCCGGACTCGCTGAATGCACTGCGCAACGTCCTCAGCGCCACCCCGGGGTGCTGAACCGGACGCCCCGACCAGCAGCGGGCTCGGCTGTCGTCGCTCCATCGGTCCTGCATCAGAACAACTGCCCGAGGTAGAACTCGGCCCCCTGGTCGTCGGTGCACCGTGCCGAGATCCCGTAGGGGGCGGTGCTCGGTTCCTCCAGCACGGTTCCGCCGGCGGCACGAACGCGTTCGACGGCCGCCACGACGTCGTCGGTCACCCACATCGGGACCGCCACCGATGTGTCGGCGCCGCCGGCGATCCCGACCTGGGGACGGGAGTCGTCGGCCTCCCAACCGTCGTCGATCCGGCCGCCGTGGAACGTCCAGCCGAGGACCGTGCCGTAGAAGGCGCGGTAGCGGACGCTGTCGGGGGTGAGGACGGTCAGATAGGTCATCGCGCCGAGGTTGCGGGAGTGCTGGTCGGGCCGGACGTCGCCGGGTTCGGCGGCGTACACCGCGAAACGCACGCCCTGGTCGTCGACGGCATCGATCACTCGTCGACCATCCGGACTCGACCCGAACTCGCCGCGTCCGCCGGCCGCGACGATGCGCTCGTACGCGGCCTCGAGGTCGTCGACCGCGTAGGCGCAGAACACGGTTGGCACACCCTCGATCTCGAAGACACCCAACCGGTGTCCGACGTTGGTGACCCGCCGGCCCTGCGGATCGAACTGCCAGCCGAGGACGCTGCCGTAGAAGCGGCGTGCGCGCGTCGCGTCGGGTGTGTTGATCGACATGTAGCCGATGTCGCCCTGGTGAATCCGGTTGGACAGCTGTGTCTTCGACGGCCCGCTCAACATCCAGCGATGCCCGAACGGGTCGACGATGACCGCTGTGCGGGCGCCGTATCCCTCGTACGGTTCGCGGGTCACTGCCGCGCCGCCACGGGCCGCGGTCGCGGCGGCGTCGTCGGTGTCGTCGACGGCGAGCATCAGGCTCACCGACACGTGGCCGGGCGCGGGGGAACGGAGACCGAGGTCGGGAAACTCGGCCGCGAGATAGATTGCACCACCGCCTATCTCCAGTTCGGCATGACCGATCACGCCGTCTTCCATGACGATCGGTTCGCCGCGCAGGCGTGCACCGAGATTGTCGATGTACCAGTCGATCGCCGCCTGGGGTTGGGCCACGACCAGATAGGGGAGGGCGCCGGGGCGTTCGACGACGCTCGGGGATTCGGCCGAGGTCGCGACAGCCGGCTCGTCCAGTTGGGTTGCGGTGGCCATGATGACTCCTTCGGGTAGTGATGCCCCGCGCTCGAGCCGGTCGCGCAGTGTGGCTGCGAAGCCGGCGTCGGGTGCGACGGGTGCGTCGAAACCAGGGGTGTCGGCGGCGCGCAGGGCGTGCAACGGCTCCCGCGACTCACCGAACCTGGTGTTGTTCCGGGTGCTCATACGTGACCCCCTCTCCCGCTGGTCTGAGGTTGTTGTTCGGGGTAGGCGGCACGGAACGCCCGCTTGGCCCGGGTGAGCAGTGCCTCGGTTGCCCCGACCGTGCGGTCGAGGATCTCGGCGCAGTCGGCCACGGGTAGGTCGTCGACGTAGCGCAGCGTCAGTACCGAGCGGTGGATCGGCGACAGTTGACCGAGTGTCTGGTGGGCGACCAGCCGGTCGAGTTCGGTGTCCCAGGGGTCGTCGCGCTGCTCGGGTAGCTCGTCGACCGGTTCGGGGGTGCGCTGTGCGCGCCGCCAATGATCTGCGAGTTTGTGGCGGGCGATGCCGATCAGCCACGGCGTGCTGGGTTCGGTGGTGCGATGCCGACGGACGGTGTCCATCGCGGCCAGGAAGGTTTCGGAGGTGATGTCCTCGGCGGTTCGGCGGTCGGGGCATCGTCGGATGACGAAACCGTAGACTGCCGGCAGTGCCTGGTCGTACACCGCCAGCAAACCCTCTGGTCCCTGTCCCCGGAGACCCGTTTGGTTGCTCACACCCTCATCGTCGTCCGTGGGCCCCACAATCCGACGGTCGATCGGAAAAGTATTTCTACGTGGCCGATCGGGTGGTGCCGGTGATGATCTCTTCGACGACGGCTCGCGGCGCGTCGAGCGACACGAACGTCAGGGCGTCGGGCACCTCGACGAAGTGCGCATCGGGGAACACCGCGGCGAAGCGTCGCCGGTGTGCCACGGTGAATCAGCGATCGTCGCGCCCCAGACGAAGCGGACCGGAAGTATGACTGTTCAGCGGCTCCCCGCGACCAACTCCGCGCACCGTTCGCCGACGAGCATGACGGTGATGTTCGGGTTCACCGTCGTGTGCTCGGGGAAGACCGACGCGTCGGCGACCCGCAGGCCGGCGACGCCCTTGACCCGCAGTTCGGGGTCGAGTGGCGACAGCTCGTCGTCGGGCGGACCCATCCGGACGGTGCCGACCGGGTGGTAGACGGTGTTGTGTGTGCGGGTGATGTAGTCGGCGAGTTCGGCGTCGCTCGTCGTGTCCGGTCCCGGATAGAGCTCGCGCGCAACCCATTCCGACAACGGCGCGGCAGCGGCGATCTCGCGTGCCTTGCGTAGGCCCGCGATCATGATGCGCATGTCGTAGCCCTCGACGTCGGTGAAGTACCGGGGGTCGACGCGCGGCTTGTCGCGGAAGTCGCGGGAACGCAGGCGAACCGTGCCCCGTGATCGGGCGTGGGTGACGTTGGGGGTCAGGCAGAAGGTGTTGTCGCTGGTCGGATAGCCCTGGCGCAGCGTGTGCATGTCGAACGGGACGCTGCCGTAGTGCATCATCAGGTCCGGCCGGTCCAGGTTGTCATCGACCGTGGTGAAGATCCCTGCCTCCCACCACTGCGTGGACTCCTGCGTCATCGGCTTCTTCGTCTCGAAGCCGATGACACCCTCGGGGTGGTCCTGGAGGTGCTCGCCGACGCCCGGCGAGTCCACCAGGACGTCGATCTCGTGCTCGCGGAGATCGTCGGCCGGGCCGATCCCGGAGAGCATCAACAGTTTCGGAGAATCGATCGCGCCGGCGGACAGGATCACCTCACGGTCGGCCCCGATGCGCGTGGTCCGCCCGAAGGCGTTGTCGGTGATGTCCACCCCGACGGCACGCAGTTCCCCGTCGACGTTGTCGATGACGATGCGCTTGGCCCAGGAGCCGGTGCGGACGGTCAGGTTCGGGCGGTCGAGATGCGGATGCAGGTAACTCACCGACGACGACGCGCGGACGCCGTCGGGACGCCGGTTGATCTGGAAGAAGTTCGCGCCGTTGACAACGGTGGTCCCGCTGTTGAACTCGACGCGCGGGATGCCGACCGACTCACACGCGTCGAGCACCGCGACGCCGCACGGGTCGTTCGGCGGCACGGACATGATGTGGACGGGTCCGCTGCGACCGTGGTGATCACCGGGCGCGTCGTTGGTCTCGATCTGCGGGTAGAGGCGGTACAACTCCGCCGCCCCCCAGCCGGCGCAGCCGAAGTCCCGCTCCCACGAGTCGAGATCCTCACGGGGCGCCCAGAAGGCGATGCAGCTGTTGTGAGAACTGCACCCGCCCAACACCTTCGCGCGTGCGTGCCGCATGAAGTCGTTGCCGTTCTCCTGCGGCTCGATGGGATAGTCCCAGTCGTACCCTGATTCGAGCAGCTCCATCCACCGGTCGAGACGCAGTATCGCCTCGTCGCCGACATCGGAGGGTCCGGCCTCCAGGAGGCACACGGTGACCGACGGGTCCTCGGAGAGGCGCGACGCCACCGCCGCCCCGGCCGAACCGCCCCCGACGACCACATAGTCGTAGGTCTCGGTGCGCTGGGCGTTGCTCACTGGTTACTCCCTCGCTGGTCGTGACCCCGGCCCTGTTCGTCCCTGTCGGCGAACCAGCCGGTCACTCCCGGCCGGAGGTTCTCGTACACATGCTTGGTCTCGCGGTATTCCGCCAGACCCGACGGCCCCAGCTCACGCCCGAAGCCGGACTGCCCGTAGCCACCCCACTCGGCCTCCGGTAGGTACGGCCCGAAGTCGTTGACCCACACGGTTCCTGCCCGAACACGCGCAGCGATCCGGCGGGCGCGGGCGGCATCGGCCGACCACACCGCTCCGGCCAGGCCGTACACGGTGTCGTTGGCCAGCGTCACGGCCTCGTCCTCGGTGGTGAAGGTCTCCACCGTGACGGTGGGTCCGAAGGCCTCGTCCTGCACACACGCCATCGAACGGTCGGCGCGATCGATCACGGTGGGAAGGTAGAACCAGCCGTCGTCGAGACTGCCCGATCCGTGATCGCCGGTCGCGAAGGCCCCGCCGGTCCGGATGATCGCGCCCTCGGCGCGCGCCTGTTCGACGTAGGCGTGCACCTTGTCCCGGTGCGCCTCGGAGATGAGAGGGCCGGTCTCGGTGCCCTCGGAGTAGGGGAGGCCGAGCCTGATCTGTTCTGCGCGGCGGACCAGTTCGTCGACGAACCGATCGTGGGCCGACTCCTCGATGATGAGGCGTGCGCCGGCCGAGCAGACCTGACCGGAGTGCAGGAATGCGGCGTTGAGGGCGTTGTCGACGGCGGCGGCCAGCAGCTCGTCGGTGGCGCAGGCATCGGCGAACACGACGTTCGGGTTCTTGCCGCCGAGTTCGAGCGCCACCTTCTTGATGGTCGCGGCGGCCTCGCGGGCGATGACCCGGCCGGTCACCAATCCGCCGGTGAAGGAGACCAGATCGACGTCGGGGTGCGACGACAACGGTGCGCCGGCCCCGGCGCCCGCACCGAGGACGAGGTTGGCGACGCCGGCCGGGAGGCCGAGACCGTCGAGGACCTCCATCAGCAGGATGGAGGTGTGCGGGGTCAGCTCCGCGGGTTTGAGGACAAAGGTGTTGCCCGCGGCGAGTGCCGGAGCAACCTTCCACGCGGCCTGCAGTAGTGGGTAGTTCCACGGCGTGATGAGTCCGCATACGCCGACCGGTTCGTGGACGATCCGCGAGTCGGCATCGGGGGAGCCGGCGTCGACCACTCGACCGGCGTCGGACGCGGCGAGCTTGCCGAAGTAGCGGAAGCAGTTCGCGATGTCGGTCATGTCCAGGTCCGACTCGTACGGCCGCTTGCCGGTGTCCAGGGTCTCCGCTCGGACGAATTCATCTCTGCGGGTGTCGATCTGGTCGGCCACTCGGAGAAGCAGGTCGCCGCGCTCGGCGGCGGGCGTGGCACTCCAGCGGCCGTCGTCGAAGGCGCGGCGCGCGGCGGCGATGGCGGCCTCGGTGTCGGCGGCGTCGGCCTCGGCCACCACTCCGACCACTGAATTGTCTGCTGGACAACGGATCTCACGGGTCTCCCCGGATGCGGCGGCGCACCACCGGCCGTCGATGTACAAGGTGTCGCTCATGGAGCAGCTCCTTCGGGGGTGGAATCGGGTGTGTGCGCGTCTGCGACGGTGACCGCGTCGGGGTCGGCGTCGGGGTCGGCGTCGGGATCGGCGTGGTCGTGGTGGTCGGCGGCCGCATCGCGGAGGTGGAGATAGCCGAGATGCCGTTCGTACTGGTCGAGGATGTCGCCGATGATCTGCTCTCGGGTGTACCCGGAAAGCGAATAACCTTGTGACCCTTCGGTGAGGTACACCTCGCAACGGAAGTACCGGTCGTCCGAGCGCTGCGAACGAACCGCGTATGTGGGGGTCGGCGCGGAGACCGGCCACACGCAGTACTCGAATCGTGCGACCTCGGCGAGCTCGACGATGAGGCGGGGCGACGGCAGGCCCTCGTTGGTGGCCGACTCGTCGACGGTCGCGGTGATGCCCTCCCTGCCGAACTGTTCGGCCACCTCGATCATCGCCGGGATCACCGACGAGGTGATGAACTTGCGCGTCGCGGTGCGGCCCGAGAAGCGGAGCGTGCCGATGAGTCGTTGTCGCCAGCTGCCGTGTTCGGTCGGCCCGCGACCGACGGCGATCACCTTGGGCAGGGTGGTGCGGTAGCTGTCGAGTTTGACCGACTCGTTGCGCACGGCTCGCAGCAGTGAGACGCCGATCAGGCCGAGGACGAACGAGAACGGCAGGCCCATGATGACCGTGGCGGCCTGCAGCGTGAGGATCGACCCGTCCGCACCGCCGGCGAAGAGCATCGAGAGCGTCAACAAGCCGATCGCCACCGACCAGAAGATGCGCAGCGGCTGCGCGCAGTCGGCCATCGGGTCGGTGAGCCTGCTGGTGAAGTTGCCCATCACCAGCGACCCCGAGTCGGCGCTGGTGACGTAGAACAGGAGACCGGTGATGGTCGCGACGCCGATGAGCAGCGTCGAACCCGGGTACTGCTCGAGCAACGAATAGAAGCCCGCCTCCGGGGTCGATGCCGTCGTCTCGGCGAAGTCCTGGTCGCCGCGGGCCACGGCGAGTGCGCTGTTGCCGAAGATGGAGATCCACACCAGGATGAAGCTGAAGGGCACCACCAGAACGCCGAACACGAACTGCCGCAACGTACGTCCGCGCGAGATGCGGGCCAGGAACAGCCCGACGAACGGCGCCCAGGCGACCCACCAGGCCCAGAAGAACAGCGTCCAGCCGTCGACGAAGGCGCGGGCGTCGTTGC
It contains:
- a CDS encoding M18 family aminopeptidase — its product is MASSPRTPSPKLPTSATAFGLGEFVDASPSPFHVCATVARELETAGYTRLFEDREWSSTELSAPAARHYVIRGGSIIAWQAGEAGAFRIVGGHTDSPNLRVKQHPDRSSAGVAMVALEPYGGAWLNSWLDRDLGLSGRLAYRSAEGVAHTLVHVTEPVLRVPQLAIHLSEDRKGVTLDPQRHVDGIWGLGDAVPDVLRWVSEYAGIDPDALLGWELMTHDAAPSAIVGAGENLLSAPRLDNQGTCYAGLRALLDGSSTTHTRMLVLFDHEEVGSGSERGAASDFLASICERIVLARGGSRADFLQAMAASVCLSGDMAHATHPNYPERHEPGHRITIGGGPVLKVNQNLRYASDALGEAIFALACDTAGVPMQRYVHRADLPCGSTIGPITASRTGLTTIDVGAPQLAMHSARELMGVADVPMYSAALQAFLSQD
- a CDS encoding lytic transglycosylase domain-containing protein, which encodes MGKHSKPRGKFGPRGKLGPRNFGPRQKRRTALWATALLPVGVLAGAATAGAELSSHTAAPTPVSAPQSSVDSTTTPPTVTPVVEAHPIAPPPPVRPASVTTGAVPATNYDAYEAAANSVKITHPRCNIDWKVIAGIGKVESHHADHGNVAPDGALRSAIFGPRLDGTLAGNEVINDTDGGQLDGDAAYDRAVGPMQFLPSTWKAYAADGNKDGKSDPQNIFDAALTTANYLCDGNLDLRDPSSLVTAVLRYNNSMDYVNKVLGFARVY
- a CDS encoding PQQ-binding-like beta-propeller repeat protein — translated: MSSRSRARTLSARLPFGIGTVVLFLCAALLITGGVVLASGDSRVDNADYAYGELRDYHRAPTIGWTIVGQEDLPDYRGEVTIEVADTSDEGWLISYPSGLGRSFAMVDRRTGKMLWDSPVNAGQGDCAVNEAGQVGCAVQLGNLLDDGFYLVDDAGVPTQTSEYSDTKKVEGLGTNFLRVNKVGHQVSLNTPSGNSIWARTFAAPVIEIDVTGDIVIVKTADASQHLVNPTTGDDRIGCDQCTIRLYPTGVAVHHQEYGNERVVTYATVNGRVDPDPVAEADGLQVLAGPSTLPVLNAANRIFAAEGQYEVRDPARSGALWQISDTELSKANAVSCGSLVNFGLRDGSRTTYALADGRHVGMGPPPGPEQPILANPACVGSTGTTMIVANQGVLTALTPENTVAWEQSLTTPGLIRVLDGYIVVSEGSTLSLLRPN
- a CDS encoding DUF1772 domain-containing protein is translated as MDLLRDVLVTLTVVTTGLSAGVLAGFGYAVIPGLTRAGAEIAVPAMQRMNRSILNPLFAVIFGGGVVFGVLSAWTSWDTGLRWWVVAATLLTLLGVVITMAVNVPANNRLDAAGDVRGEEAVRMWSEFTAVWVPWNIARSLLTTAAVAVLVAGLLVG
- a CDS encoding ArsR/SmtB family transcription factor, which produces MSNKNVLLSPARGLSGDEIGAVTPLLKALADPVRLRLLSEVAAHPGGEACVCDISGPFNLSQPTISHHLKVLREAGLVTSERRATWVYYRVNTSALQQLAGLMDSLASVVGESRSCEAGQ
- the arsB gene encoding ACR3 family arsenite efflux transporter, which produces MNTADTAVAGKLSMLDRFLPVWIGAAMVAGLLLGRAVPGLGDTLASVELDGISLPIALGLLIMMYPVLAKVRYDRLDSVTGDRRLLLGSLVLNWIIGPALMFALAWLLLPDLPEYRTGLIIVGLARCIAMVIIWNDLACGDREAAAVLVALNSVFQVVMFAVLGWFYLSVLPGWLGLEQTTIDASPWQIAKSVLIFLGIPLAAGYLTRRIGERTKGREWYESSFLPRLGPWALYGLLFTIVILFALQGERITSEPWDVVRIAVPLLIYFAVMWGGGFVLGAAMGLGYERTTTLAFTAAGNNFELAIAVAIATYGATSGQALAGVIGPLIEVPVLVALVYVSLALRKRFTANTNSTGERVRHA
- a CDS encoding low molecular weight phosphatase family protein is translated as MPEPIDVLFVCVSNRGKSVMAEHLTPTVTDRIAASSAGTGAKIGGQVNELSARVLAEVGADVAGHQPRQLTDDLMRAADLVVVVGTADVTAPEGIALEVWNTDEPSERGIDGIERMRLIRDDITDRIRALTDRITR